A section of the Pseudomonadota bacterium genome encodes:
- a CDS encoding arsenate reductase family protein, with the protein MIKFYGYKNCGTCRKAEQRLRKADVAYTFIDITEHPPSARALRSIAELSAVEIKKLFNTSGVQYRELKIKGRLPRLSDGELLNLLAGNGRLIKRPLVTDGARATVGFNEAVFTQTWG; encoded by the coding sequence ATGATCAAGTTCTACGGTTACAAGAACTGCGGCACCTGCCGCAAGGCGGAACAAAGACTCCGCAAGGCCGATGTGGCCTACACGTTTATCGATATCACCGAGCATCCACCCTCTGCGCGCGCGCTCAGGTCCATCGCCGAATTGTCCGCGGTGGAGATCAAAAAGCTGTTCAACACCAGTGGCGTGCAATACCGGGAACTGAAGATCAAAGGACGGCTGCCCAGGCTTTCGGATGGGGAGCTGCTGAACCTGCTCGCCGGCAACGGTCGACTGATCAAGCGTCCGCTGGTTACCGACGGCGCGCGGGCAACGGTGGGCTTCAACGAAGCCGTGTTCACGCAAACCTGGGGGTAG
- a CDS encoding NAD-dependent succinate-semialdehyde dehydrogenase, translating into MIDLKDGELFRRQCYVDGQWIEAGDGGTIAVNNPATGKPLGTVPSLTRSDVVRAIEAARDAFPVWREKTAKQRAVLLRKWFELILEHQEDLARLMTAEQGKPLSESRGEIGYAASFIEWFAEEGKRIYGDVIPSHLADRRLVVVKEPVGVVAAITPWNFPAAMITRKVGPALAAGCTTVVKPASQTPYSALALCVLAERAGIPAGVINVITGSAKILGAELTGSTIVRKLSFTGSTEVGKQLMAECASSVKKISLELGGNAPFIVFDDADIDAAVSGVLASKYRNTGQTCVCANRILVQEGIYDVFAARLAAAVASLTVGDGMEEGVTQGPLIDAKALEKVERLVADAVENGARVVSGGHRHALGGTYYEPTVLADVTDEMDIAREEIFGPVAPLYRFHSDAEAIAMANDTPYGLAAYFYSRDIGRCWRVAEQLEYGIIGVNEGIISTEVAPFGGMKESGIGREGSKYGIDEFIEIKYLCLGGIE; encoded by the coding sequence ATGATCGACCTTAAAGATGGCGAGCTGTTCCGCAGACAGTGCTACGTCGACGGCCAATGGATCGAAGCCGGGGATGGCGGCACCATTGCGGTGAATAATCCCGCGACGGGCAAACCACTGGGAACCGTGCCGTCACTGACGCGCAGCGATGTGGTCCGTGCTATCGAGGCGGCGCGCGATGCCTTTCCTGTTTGGCGTGAAAAAACCGCCAAGCAGCGCGCCGTGCTGCTGCGCAAGTGGTTCGAACTGATCCTCGAGCATCAGGAGGATCTGGCCCGGTTGATGACCGCGGAGCAAGGCAAGCCACTGAGCGAATCGCGCGGCGAGATCGGCTATGCCGCCTCGTTCATCGAGTGGTTCGCCGAGGAGGGCAAGCGTATCTACGGCGATGTCATTCCGTCACATCTTGCCGACCGCCGCCTGGTGGTGGTCAAGGAACCGGTGGGTGTGGTCGCCGCGATAACGCCCTGGAACTTTCCGGCGGCAATGATTACCCGCAAGGTGGGGCCGGCGCTGGCGGCCGGATGCACCACCGTGGTCAAACCCGCCTCGCAGACGCCTTATTCCGCCCTTGCCCTGTGCGTGCTCGCCGAGCGGGCGGGGATTCCCGCCGGCGTTATCAATGTGATTACCGGGTCGGCAAAGATCCTCGGCGCGGAACTGACCGGCAGTACCATCGTTCGCAAACTTTCGTTTACGGGTTCCACGGAGGTGGGCAAGCAATTGATGGCCGAATGTGCCAGCTCGGTGAAAAAGATCAGCCTGGAACTCGGTGGCAATGCACCATTTATCGTTTTTGACGATGCCGACATCGATGCCGCGGTCAGCGGCGTACTGGCCTCCAAGTACCGCAATACCGGGCAGACCTGCGTCTGCGCCAATCGCATCCTGGTGCAGGAGGGCATCTACGACGTGTTCGCGGCGCGGCTTGCGGCGGCCGTTGCCTCCCTGACCGTGGGCGATGGCATGGAAGAGGGCGTTACCCAAGGCCCTTTGATCGATGCCAAGGCATTGGAGAAGGTTGAACGTCTGGTTGCCGACGCGGTAGAGAACGGCGCCCGGGTCGTCAGCGGCGGCCATCGCCACGCCCTGGGTGGCACGTATTACGAACCCACGGTGCTGGCCGATGTCACCGACGAAATGGATATAGCGCGTGAGGAGATCTTTGGGCCGGTCGCACCGCTCTATCGCTTTCACTCCGACGCCGAGGCGATTGCCATGGCGAACGATACGCCCTACGGTCTCGCCGCCTACTTTTACAGCCGCGATATCGGCCGCTGCTGGCGCGTGGCCGAGCAGCTGGAATACGGCATCATCGGCGTCAACGAGGGCATCATCTCCACCGAGGTCGCGCCCTTTGGCGGCATGAAGGAGAGTGGCATCGGGCGCGAAGGCTCGAAATATGGCATCGATGAGTTTATCGAGATCAAATATCTCTGTTTGGGTGGAATCGAATAG
- a CDS encoding DUF479 domain-containing protein — MNFLAHFYLSDDSPASLAGSLMGDFVKGRLDQRYPPDIERAIFVHRRIDSFTDRDVTVRESRRRIDPAFRLLRGILIDVFYDHYLARHWTRFSNEPLEMFTARVYAALAEHSDHFPAPLDWMAPRMAAEDWLSSYQDVEGIADVLARMSRRLSRRNPLGRGIDELKRHYVAFESDFFDFLPRLESYVSRLEGERRSHSVEGSERPIRQ, encoded by the coding sequence GTGAATTTTCTCGCGCATTTCTACCTCTCCGACGATTCACCCGCTTCCCTGGCAGGGAGCCTGATGGGGGATTTCGTCAAGGGGCGCCTCGACCAGCGTTATCCGCCCGATATCGAGCGCGCTATTTTTGTCCATCGCCGCATCGATAGTTTTACCGACCGCGATGTGACGGTGCGGGAGAGCCGGCGGCGCATCGATCCCGCCTTCCGTCTGCTGCGCGGTATCCTGATCGATGTTTTTTATGACCACTATCTGGCCCGCCATTGGACGCGGTTCTCCAACGAACCGCTGGAAATGTTCACCGCACGCGTCTATGCCGCCCTTGCCGAGCACAGCGACCATTTTCCCGCTCCGCTCGATTGGATGGCACCACGCATGGCTGCGGAGGATTGGCTAAGCTCTTACCAGGATGTGGAAGGGATCGCGGACGTTCTGGCGCGCATGTCCAGGCGTCTCAGCCGCCGCAATCCGCTGGGGAGGGGGATCGATGAGTTGAAGCGCCACTACGTCGCTTTCGAATCCGATTTCTTCGACTTTTTACCGCGGCTGGAATCCTATGTCAGCAGACTTGAAGGAGAAAGGCGCTCTCATTCCGTCGAGGGTAGCGAGAGGCCAATCCGCCAATGA